From Pseudomonas hormoni:
GTGCTGATCCTCGGTTTGTTCAGCTTCAGCAATGTGCCGATGCGCCTTCAGGCCGATCACTTGACCGTGGTCGGTGAACGCCAGCGCCTGCAACTGGAAGATGGCTCGAAGGTCCTGCTCAATACCAATTCGGCGTTCTCCAGCACCATCAATGATCAACGGCGTGTCGCCCGCTTGTATCAGGGCGAAGCGTTTTTCGAAGTGCCAGCCCATCTCGGCCAGCCATTGGAAATCGATGCCGGCCCGGTGCAGGCCAGCGTGCACGACACGGCGTTCGCCGTGCGTTACCTCGATGGCGTGACCCAGGTTCGCGTGCAGCGCGGCGATGTCGATTTGCGCGCTACTCGCGACGACGCGCGAATCCGCTTGTCCGCTGGCGAGAGCATCCGCATCGGCCCTAACGGTTTCGACCGGCCCGCCAAGCTCGACGCCGCGACCGACCTGGCCTGGGTCCAGGGCCGACTGGTGTTCGAGAACTGCCCGCTGAGCCAGGTGCTGGCCGAGCTGCGGCGCTACTACCCGGGCTGGATCATCAACACCAACGAACAGTTGGCGGACGTCGCTGTGACCGGCAATTACCGTCTCGACCAGCCGCTGGACGTGGTCCGTTCGCTGGCGCACATCACCTCGGCGCGGCTCCAGGAATTCCCCGCGCTGGTCATCCTGAACTAAATGAGAATTATTTTTACTCGATAGCTGAAGCTCGTACGTCTCGTTATAGCCAATGCAATTGATTCGCATCTTCAGATGCCAATCAGCACCTATAAAGATTCGTGCGACACGGAGCGCTATCGATGTCCTCTCGCCTTACCCGCCACTCCTCTTCACCGTCCCGCGTGCTCTCGCTGCTGACCGCCGCCATCCTCATGGCCGGCAGCGCGCCGCTCATGGCCGCCACCGCCGCCGAGCAACCGGCGCGCAACATGGGCGATTACGCATTCGCCATCCCGCAACAGTCGCTGGTCTCGGCACTCAATGCCTTTACCGCCGTGACGGGCTGGCAGGTCGGTTTGCCGGCCGAACTGGGGCAAGGCGTGGCCTCGCCGGGTGTGCGCGGGTCCCTGTCGCCGGAGAAAGCCCTGGATCGCCTGTTGGTGGGGACCAACCTGAGCTATCGCAAACTGGGCAACAACAACAACAACAACAACAACAACAACAACAACATCGTCCTTGAGAAGCGCCTGAGCAGCGGCGCCCTCAACCTGCAACAGGTGACCATCAGCGCCACCCGCCAGGAACAAAGCGTGGAAAGCGTACCGGGCACCGTCACTGTTCATACCCGCGAAGAGCTGGACCGCAACAACATCAACACCATCAAGAATCTGGTGCGTTACGAACCCGGTGTTTCGGTGGGCGGCGCCGGTCAGCGCGGCGGGATCAGCGGCTACAACATTCGTGGCATCGACGGTGACCGGATTCTGACCCAGGTCGACGGCGTCGAAGTGCCGAACGATTTCTTCAACGGCCCCTACGCCAAGACCCAGCGCAACTACGTCGACCCGGAAATCATCAAACGCGTCGAAATCCTGCGCGGCCCGGCCTCGGTGCTCTACGGCAGCAACGCCATCGGCGGCGCGGTCAGCTA
This genomic window contains:
- a CDS encoding FecR family protein, with the translated sequence MTDTHRSPPPSPARDAASAMDQALDWLIVMGSPSEEQTRQFHQWLDADLLHAEAFAKAQAIWDGPQVVQCAQNLAALPPKVTVLSRLRPHWKPLATAAVLILGLFSFSNVPMRLQADHLTVVGERQRLQLEDGSKVLLNTNSAFSSTINDQRRVARLYQGEAFFEVPAHLGQPLEIDAGPVQASVHDTAFAVRYLDGVTQVRVQRGDVDLRATRDDARIRLSAGESIRIGPNGFDRPAKLDAATDLAWVQGRLVFENCPLSQVLAELRRYYPGWIINTNEQLADVAVTGNYRLDQPLDVVRSLAHITSARLQEFPALVILN